AGACATTCTTAGTCACTTCCTTTGCATGGTTCACTTTTCATGATTGCTAAGAAGATGAGGGAAAACTCTACCTACAATTATTTCTAAATATAAaactttaaaattcaaaattgttTTATCCGAATGGCAGGGCGAAAGTAGTTGAGTCAACAAGTAGGTGTGTGTCACAAGACTCAGTTTACTCGTATATATAAGGCCTTGTTTAAGTGTCTAATTTTCTTGCAATAAGAAGTCCACTTTATGTCACTATATATGGATCGAGTTTCATTCACATTTCTCAACCGAAAAAAATAGGTACAAAAGCATCCCCAAGGCCCCAACTGTCTTAATTGTCAAAATCGGTACAAATCAAGCTAGTTTAAGGCACCATTGGGGTCAACAAGCCACATAGACGCTGAGTAAACTAATACCCCTCAATGCTGCCAAGGTACTTGATTTGCATTGGTATTATAAGTTGGGGAAGTTCCATACCTAATTTTGTGTTTGAAGGTGCAAATGAAGTTTATTAACTCATAGTTGAGGGGCAAAAGTGGAATTTTCATTTCCTTGCTCATACTTGTAGGCTGTAGACAACCCTTGATTTTTGGCTTGTCAAATACTAGTAAAGACAGGTATCCGTCTTTATATGCTATAGTTCGAAGGAGAAATTCTTCAATTGCAAATGTTATGAACTTTGTCCCGCTGAGTGTTTCTTTTAGAAAAGCTTTAGTAGGTCAGAATCAATCAATAGAAtcttttttcatattgcttctagttctagtttagtttgtccatctttgtcgatttgcgccgtaaatcatccgccgccgctgcgagagtgcgacacctctttgtaggtttgtcctgaaaaccttccgttttgcccacgagacaggTAGTTATCTACGGTTTCATCTagatcggctccgctagccggtttagtttatcaaaacccatcttgatctAGTGCTTACTAGATTAGGGTGGTTGACGACTCTACTATTACCGCAAAGCgttaggtgctgcgatcgtgcttgtcaacttgtcacaaaaagttgccaacactcTTTATCTTGTGTTGGCGTTTACGAGTTTGTGTTCGCTTTATGTTtggaagagtttttttttaagttctcTTTAAGTTGTACTCGTTTTGAGTGATTTcgtgtaataattggctgtaactcgtttgagcaaaggccgggatgaATTACTattctattatcttaaaaaaaagatgaagtCCAAAGGATGGTTAGGCACTTAGGTCGAAGAAAAATGGCCTAGGTTTGTGGATTAAGGCCCATAGAACTCCGCATCTTTTTGAACTCTTGGTTGGACCATGCACGCATGCATGGGCCTTTTGAATGGATTAGGTCCATGAATAGACGAACCTTCGAAACTGCACGACACCTTTCCCACAAAAGATATTCCCATGTGCTAACAATATAGAAGAGTATACATTTATATGTCTTATATAGTTGCTTTGCACTAACTTTGCCAGTTCCATtaatttgaaaaacaaaatgatTTTACCAGAAAAGATCTAACAATGCAACAACTGTTGAGTTAAGATCAAATCCACTTACCAAAGTGACACatggaaaaaaattacatccaACTATTATAAAACAACTGGCAACAAAATAAGATGTCCCCTCGTTTTGTGCATATCGTTTAAAAAGTCATCAAAGAATTTGGTAAGAGATTAAAATAGAGGAGAGTTAAGGGACGACACAGAAGGGGACGCTGGCAACAGATGAAGCTTGTGGCCTGACGGTTCCCGACCGGGATGACCAGCCTCAGCACGGTGACAAGgaggcatacatgcatgcatactgtACACGCGCACATGCACGTACAGATCGTTTAAACCAATCAAAGTGCTGGCCATGCGCCATCCCGTGCCGAGTCCTCCGTGCCGATGGTCTTCACCGAGCTCTCCTGCTGTCGTAAGCAACATCAACACACGTTCGTTTTCTCCGACACAACATCACCGATGGTCTTCATCAACATGGAAacacacgccgccgccgactcgtccACATAGATGGACACCTCGCGTCCTCTGACGGATTAATCTGCAAGATGCTTCATCGATGACATCGACCGCGTCCTCTACAACGACAACGACCGCGACACTGACGGCAGCATCGATCACGTCATCTACGACGATAACGACTGCATCAACTCGGCGTCACTATTGTGATGACCGCTACACGGCGCGAAAGGACCAGCCAAAATGGTGGCCTCATTGCCAACGACGTCCTCTGACATATGCAAGACGTCTCCAATGGCATCCTCTAACATCTACAAGGTGCAAGATGCTAACAATTCCAGTTTCGTCTTCACACCATGgcgtaagtatttttttttcgcctTCGGCTATTTGCGGCTACATCAACTACCGCGACTACGGCTACTACATGATCGGCTACATCGACGAACGTCTATAACAAGAATCATCTACGGCAACTCCAGTTAAAACGTCCGTGTCATCGCTATCGTCCATGACACTCCCGCTATGACTGCGGGAGGAAATAGAGGAGAGTCAACTGACGGCAGCAGGAGAGCTCGGTGAAGACCATCGGCACGGAGGACTCGGCACGGGATGGCGCATGGCCAGCACTTTGATTGGTTTAAACGATCTGTACGTGCATGTGCGCGTGTacagtatgcatgcatgtatgcctcCTTGTCACCGTGCTGAGGCTGGTCATCCCGGCCGGGAACTGTCAGGCCGCAAGCTCCTTCCTGAGTAGATGCGTCCTGGTGTTGCCGTCGCTCGGGCTTCAATACAAGGACTTGGACGGTGGTGCCGTACGCGACGGCCTCGTCTTCTGCTTGATGATGCTGGTGAGCGACGACAAAATCGTCGTCGTGTTTATTTGGTGTATCTAATAGAAGAATCGATCTATGGATAATCTGTAGTGGCTAATTGATGCGGCGCCCCAGGGAAATTATAGGATTGATATCATCTCCCCAGGGCGACGCGGGGATCGAACGACGTTGGTCTctaaggctctgataccatatggAAAATCTAATATGTTATATTTTGGTATTTTCTCCATGTATTGCATCGACCCTCTCATgtggtatatataggagtatatagggatagagacttggagtacaatacaagtaatagtagatttatctctaggattctatctttaggactctatcttatctctaggattctatctctaagatatatcttatctctatatttgtatttgactcttatctctaactaacatattatacttctaacaatcaatatgtgatatattattctataaacatacaagttcaaatGTGACTTATACAATTAgaacaacaataaaaaaaagactgCAAATTACGTGTtctattcatattcatattcttattttttatttgtataagttaaatttaaacatatatatttgtggagtgacattaatctatcttgctattttttttaaaataaaaggtGATGTTTTAAGTAAGTAAAAACAATGCATAGGATATCTCCATAAGGGATGAACAGAGTTTCACTAAGTTAACAAGATATAGTTTCTTAAACACATATGATTTTAACCGGAGAAAGCACACGCAGGATAACATATCTTGTGTGAGCCTGGTACGTAGAAATAGTTCAGTTAATTTCCTGGGAAAATTGGAGCTTCAAGCCTTTATTTGGTGATGAGCTTGTCCAGCTCGGACAGCGGCAGCCGCTTGTAGCCgtcagcctcctcctccatctccggccacttgttcttcttctccggcgccacctcgccgccgtcatggGGCGCCGCGAAGGCTTGCCCGTCGTCGTCGCACAGGCGCCTGAACAGGTGCAGGTACTGTTCCAGGCTGTGCGACGCCGACAGCgacatggcgacggcggcgtcgtcgacgacgagctcgacgaCTTTCTCGGTGACCTGCACGTACCGGTGGCCCGGCGGCAGCCGCGGCACCAAGTCCTGCTTGACGACGAGGGACACCACGTCGACGTGGCGGCCCTTGATCAGGGCGTCGCGGAACGCCCCGTCGCCGACGCGCGGCGCGCCGAAGGTCACGGCGCGGACGgggacgtcgtcgtcggccagcgccgccgcgacgtCGTGCGCGGCCATCAGGGCGAGCGCGCCGCCGAGGCTGTGCCCCGCCATGGTCAcgcggacgccgacgccggGATCTTCTCGCCGGAAATGGCCGACCAATCGCCTCACCTCCTCGACGACCTGCTCCTGTGCGCTGAGCTCGCCGCGCTGACCCTTCCCGGCCTTGTCCTTGGACGCGTACACCTTGTGGAAGCCCTtctccacctcgccggcggcagcggcggcggcggcgccgcatcCGATCCCCTTATCCTTCGACGTGTACGGCTTGAACGGCACGAGGGGGAACTGGATGTTCATcgaccagtcggcgacgttcacgGAGCCGCGCCACGGGACGACGACGTCCCAgtagccgccgcgccacgcggcGGCGACGTAACCGAACCAGTAGGGATTGTCGACGCCGCGGAGGACGGGGAGCGCCGCCTCGAGCGGCGCCGGGACGGCGTCGATGGTGGCGTAGAGGTTGGTGGTGGCCAAGTAcaagtagccgccgccgccgtagtagTGAACCtccttctcgtcgtcgtcgccggcgaaggCCTTGTAGGCGGCCTCCACCATGTCCCCGTACATGAGGATGTCGGCTTTGTGGTCGGGATGGTTGTGATCGATCGGCAGCTGAtagtcctcgccaccgccgccgccgccacagatGAGCTGGAGGAAGGTGGcgaagccggcgaggaggctacCCTTGTCGCCGGCGGCCATGTCGTCGTCGATGCTTAAGAGTGTAAGATGACTCGGTACACCCATACTCCACCATGCATATATAGGGCTCGACGTCGTCTCTTCTCTGGCAGTAGATGCAGGTGCATGTGGGGAGTGGATTTTGATCCTCGAGAGTAGTGTTTGCAAGTCGTTTgaatagtaataaaaaaattaagaagatatattattatgtgatatatcattccacaaatatacaaatttaaatttaattaacttATACATCTTGcaacgaaaaaacaaatttaattataaatatacgttaactagttgtagtttaatttggttttttttattacgagatgtagaagttaaatttgaacttgtatATTTATATAGTGATATATCGCATGTTAATATATattcttaattttttataattatttaagtGATATGTAAATATCTAAGAGACATCCtcgagagataaaaaaaaagtttcttatGCATGTGTGCAATAATTGTGCATGCTTGCAGTATGGGGCGGGGTAGACCAAGTCAACGTACGACACACGTACATACACCGAACTTTCTTGGGGTTTGGTGTTTAACTTGACTGATCTCGTCATTATTTTATCTAATTACAGGACTCATATGATGACATTATTCCATCTAGACGCAGGCAGGGAGTACAggttatttgtttttcttgacCAGCATAGGCTAGAAACTGGACTAGACTTGACTAACCAATCATCCTGGGCATTTGTTGAGTAGTAACTGTATTTTATTAAGCACTTGTTTATATATACTCTcttttttcctaaatgtttgaagccattgacttttttaaacatattcgaccgttcgtcttatttaaaaatttttatgaaatgtgtaaaactatatgcatacataaaagtatatttaacaataaatcaaatgataggaaaagaattaataattacctaaatttttttaataagacgaacggtcaaacatttttaaaaaagtcaacgacgtcaaatattttgggacggagggagtatatatttgcaGATGTTTTCTTGACTAACCAAATCGGTGCATCCCTTCACTGTTCATTCACGCATTGCACCGCATTTTGTCCTTCTCATTGCCGCTGGTCGTCGTTGTCCTCCTCGCCAAACTTCGCTCATCATAGTGCCGATTGCcgtccacctctctctcctctagcTCTATCATCACTGTTGCCCCTCGTTCGATCATCCGTTCTCGTCGCCAACTGTTGGGGATTAATTACATGCCATACAAATGTATGAAACGAatgtttctttattttttttctctattataAGTGATTTAGAATATATTGAAGTtatctaaaatttatatttgaaaGTTTATTGGGAtagttttgaaatttttttggtATGATTTCGCTGTCATTTTATGATTATCTTTTAAATTTCAGTGAAACATTGTAATACAACctttttcaacaaaaaatttAAGAACTCTACTCAAACtttgaaattttcaactcaaatacCCATTTATTGTTTTACTATAGAAAGtgatgaacatatatataattaatcgtGACACTAAGCGCGTCCGCGAGCATGCGCAAACTAACCCAAAAGGACTGATTCGCGAACGTTCGCACACGGCGAACTCGCAAGAATACCCTacactttccttttttttttggcactgcTTGGTAAGTTTACATACTGAAAGTTTATACGTGATAGTAATTCAGATTCAGATTTTCTTATGTAaagtatataaagtttttatatataaagttttatgtATAAAGTTTCTACGTAGAAGTATAATCTTTGGAGACCATCGTCTCATGGTGGACCAAACGTGTTCACGCAGGATGCACGTGGACATTCACCCATTAAACTTACCCAAAGTAGCCTTCTCCAGGATTTTGGGCTTCCAAAATATTAGGCCCTAAGAGATGAGGCCCAAGAGGCCGTGAACATGCTTGGGCCTTGAAAATCCATGGCTTGTCGAGTAGGATTACTCTACAAGGCCCATAGGTTCCCAGCGTCCAAAGTTTTTAACCCTTGGAGACTTTTAGACCAATGTACTGTGTTCATCTCTTTGAGTACAGTATCtgataaataattaaattttaccATCTCAGGAATCATTGTATGGCCGAAATCCTGGTCAATCCAGAGTTAGGATTTTAATTCAATTTCATGGTTTATTTCTTTAAACCGGGATTAGGATCCAAAgaagctgattttttttatttatcgaCTCTCTTGGAAATTGAATTGATTTACTAATTACTGATCAAGTACTAGCAAGCATCCACGCATCCATGTTTCTCGCCGTCGAATGCTGCAATTTTTTGACAGTGCACACCTAGCTACGTGCCTGTCTCAAATTAATAAACACTCAGCTTAGTACTCCACCtctttaattaaattaaattaataatgccCTCTAGCTAGTACTGCATCACTCTTAACATAACATAATCACGGCCATAATGTGGCCACTAATGCAACATCATCCTTCTCTGAATATTATAAGAATATTCAGTAATCTATACACATTTTTTATATTGTACTATAGTATATTTTCAGTGTACTAGTGTTCCAGCCATGCATGCAACCATTGTTtacatttatattttcaaaagaaaCAGCACATTGTTATATAGGCTCATGTGAAAAATTAAACATAAATAAACAATACTATAATCCATATAGGAGTACTTGCCCTAACTAATATTAGTGTCACCCATGTGAGCATGTCAATAGCTGGCCAGGCAAGCAAGCAAGCTCGCTCTGAATGTGTCCTGAAACAcccagattaattaattaatctaatcAAACAAAAGCACAGCAAAAGAGGAGAAAGCTCAAGCTGAGCAACACAAGATTCGTTCCTTAATTAGGGTTCCAGTTCAGCTCGAGACAATGGCGATGCTTTGCTTAGCGGCTGTAGGGTTCTTAGGTGATACGGCCTCTGCCACTGTCCCCCTCTTAATACTATTGATTTAATTTCAGCGAGCAGCGCCCTGTCTGTCTGATGACAAGTTAATCAGCTTCTTGTTTAATTAGCTTAGTTTTCTCTTGAGATTCTTCCTGGTTTCTTGGGCTTTGAAACCAAGAAATGCAGTGACGATGCATATGCACACACACTGTGATTAGTTTAATTAAGCTTGGCTTTGATCTTGCTCTCTAGAACAAGTTGACAGTGCATGTGATGCATCGATCTGCAGGTACTGGCTGTCTGTATCTAGATTCTGGAGTCTAGAACACAAATCAAGTTAACAATTGTTACTTCTAGTGTGCTACTTGTAGTTCTTGGAAGTTGAAACTTGTATCTGCAGGTTCAGAGATGTTCTTGTATAATTGTATCTTGTCCAAACTGAACATTGTGGTCCATGCTTTAACTATAGTGCTAATTAATGAAGTTTCAACGATGTTTTTGCTAGTGCTACATTAAGGGTCAGTATATGTAGAATCAGCTTCattttgatgattaatttaCTGACTGAATTGGGTTTTCTCTGAACAGACTGGACTGAACTCTGCCAccggaagagaagaaagaaagaagctCTGAACTTTTGTGAACAAAACAAATGCTCTGAATATGATGGCATGATTACCTCCCTCAAGAGATTGGCAATCATGGCTACAGTTACCAGAGAGGTAGTAATTCAGTTACAGATGCTACTGTTAGCTTCTACCACATGAGCACTAATCAAAAGTGTAATAATCACTGGCCATTCATCCTACCTCAAATTCAGGTTCTTCAGTTCTTGGACATAAGAGTCATTGTATCCTCTGAACTTTCCTGCTACTAGTAATAGTACATACAGTATATGATGAAGTTTTGAATTATTAGTACTAACAATTTGTTGCTCAACAGTAATGATCATTCATCAAGCCCTAGAACACAAGGGGACACATGAGGGCCAGCATGCATAATTCTGTCCTTTGCTTGTTGATGACCTACTGACCCATGGGCCCGGCCTGCTCTGCTCAGAAAGCAAATTAAATTACTATTAGGTCCCAATAATTACCAACTGATACTCCCTGATTCACTTGCAGCTTCTTATCATCTTCAGCAGCTTTTCATTCCCTTACCTTTTATGCTGCACTAGAATTTGTCCAATGTGTTCATCTCCTCCCTGAAATTAATAAAGCAGTCAAATTGAAAGAACAGACAAAGCCAATCGATCGGTTGATCCACATGGTGATTGTGCACTATAATTGAAAATTAAGAGCTCTAATCTTTGTTTAAGAAAAGGAAACGAGCCCTAAACATATGTTTAATGTTTAAAGAAATGATCTAACTGTACCAAGCTATATTCAGTAGTAGCATAGATTAATCAGGTGAAAGATACATAGGTCGTATCTTTGGTTGCACAACAAGAATCTTCCAGAGTTAAAGAAGATggagagaaaataaaaatccaGGTGAGTTCTTGGAGCGACTTGGGAGTACTTTTGGTTGGCATTTGGGCAGACAAATTTGCAGCAAGAGTGTTCCAACTAATGTTAGTTTAATTAGTTTAATCATCCTCTCTAGTCTACACTCTGCACTGATCACTGAAGAACAGCTATCTTTTTAAGTTAAGTGTGCAGGTAGTCCTACTTTGTCAGTTTGGCACTGCCGCTTGTTGCTGCAAAATGACAAAATGGAGCAGTAAAAAATGGCCCTAAAATTAGTACTATTTCTATTAAGAGGATAGCTGCAGATTAGTTAATCACCTGAATTTGCAGAGAACACTTTGCAAAAGGAAAAGAATTACACTGAAGAACAAATGGTACTACAGTTCTAGtatgtctgaactctgaaatgCACTTCAGTTCTTGTAGCACTACTAATTTAGGCAGATATAGCATCACCTGAATTTGCAGAAAACACATTGaataaaaagagaggagaaaacaaCATGGAAGAGAAATAGTTTGTCTGAAATACACTTCAGTTGCTGCACTTACAATTATTTGTAGAAAGATCGTGGATAGAACATGCAAGGGGCCCATGCATGCTTAATTTGCTCCAGCTTTAGGACCAGTGGCGCTGATTAAGCTGTCTTAATCTTTCCGAACAGAGATTAAAGTGGGGTTGTGCTAATCGGGTAGGGAGAAATCATGAGCATCAGCAAATTAGTTAAATAATCCTGACCAAAATCATACACATCAGCAAAGCAAAGCCCTTTGATTAATTATCTGCCTTTGTAtacatcatgcatgcatgggctAGCAAAAGCTAATTCTGACCGAAATCATTAGCTCTAATCTCTGTCATTAAGTATCCATCCATACATGCGTGCCATGTAGTACTATATCTATCAAGTAAGATTGCATATATCTGCAGAAAATCCCAAAAGTTAAGAACACAAAAGTCATGGTGATCCCGGTTTCTTCTCCGAGCATCAAGATACTAACTCTTACTTAATTACACTCTATTACTCTTACTTAATTACTCTCCAAGTTAATTACTATTCATGTCTGTCCGACAATAATTTGGTCCGGCACATGTGGCACGTGATCACAATCTTACTCTCCGTTTCTTCTTGATTATTACTATGAGAATGCTTAGAGTTTAACCTTTTGACACATAGACCTCTGAGTAAGCCTGCATATAAGCAAAAGGCTTGACTAATTAAGCCATTGCCAACTTGTGGTTTCGGTAATTGGAGTTAATTTACAGCCGGTCATGTTGACATTGTCGCCTCTACCCGACATGGTTACCAACCCACTGCATAAACTAATCACTTTGCTTACGTATCAAGCAGCCTTCGTCAACTTCTGATCATAATTAGTGGCGTCTAACCTTGACACCGGTTCATACTGTGTTCTTGAGCATCTCATGCATGCAAGAAAGTCGTCAAGATGGCAATGAAAGTTGAATCTTTTTCGTATATATAGTACTACCATATGCATTGCCAAACATGGGGAACATACTTGACTCAGTTTTTAGGGCTTGTTCGGATTATaggataggaaaaacgtaggatagAAAAAGTATAGGAATGTAAAAGGAATCTAAGTATAAAACAGAgaaatgaaaaacagagaggaatgaaaaacaaaggaatacaAAAGTTGAGAGCATTCGAATCACAGGAAATTGATTGCTTATGATTTGCATGCAGGAAGCAAACAAAAGAGCTCAAGGTGGATGGATTTTTCCTGTACTTTTCCTGTGAAAACAGCATTAAAGGAAACTTTCCTTTAGATTTCCTACAACCAGTTTTTATGACCCGAATGATAGGAAAGGGAAAATTTTCTATGCACAGTATTCCTCCAAAAATCCTGTGAAGTTCCTCTAATCCGAATAAGCCCTCAATGTCTTATACTTGTCTGAATAGTTTCAGTTACTGCGCATGCAGCATGGTTTGATGAAAATGGCACTAAAATTGAAACATACGTACATTCGCCATTCGTCCACTTgttagcttaattaattaccagCCACGGTAGGAATTGAAATTCTAAAACTCAACTTTAGTTGATTTTGGTTTTTGTTCATCACAATCCACTTaccagcattggcttttaaactgttaataacaaaaatataaagttttactcataaattattttatttctttgttCATTTTCTCATAGTTTATCGGCTGTATCTCAAACAATTAGATTTATCGTGTAGGGACCTTTGTATGGACCCTTCAGAACTGAAGGAACATcatgggattttttttaggaaagaAAAAGGACTATTTTCAAAGATAACTCTACAAAACTCCTATGTTCTTTTCAAGGAAAAACTGTAGAGAAGGATCCTACAGTGTATacatatattaatattatataACTACATATTTTCATACAAATTATCTAGCCATTTTGTCATCAGAGGTTGTAAACTATTTCTTGCTCTATGGAAAACCAAGCCAAGTTCTTTTCGGAATCAGTCTTTTATGAACATAAAAGAAGAATAGGTGGAAAACAAAACTCCTGTATTTCAAAGGAGTTGGCATCGTGCGTAGTGGTATGTGCGCGTGTCCCACCCATGTAATATTCCATGAACAACTCTAGAAAACACATATGAGTAAGGAAACAACATTACATGGGGTCCGAGGCCGTGCAATATTCTGTCACAGGTGAAGGCAGCACAATTGAGCAAGTTGTCGCCTGTGGTACCGAACAAGCGTCCGATCTGCATGAAAACAGTACACGCACTACACTCTTTGCAAACGATGGCTGAACATGCAAGGTTTCTTGGAAGAAATTCGGAGAAAACTTTGGTCTTGTGCGGCAATCCACAGATCTAGGATGGTGACATTGTCTCATGTAGATGATGCATCTCCATGACAAAAACAAAATGCACTAGTGTGGCTTGCACAGtagtggtggactggtggtagAGTACTCATGTGACAAGGCCAAGAAATTCCACAAGAATTGAACTATTTATGTCAGATAAATTTATATCACCACAGCAACATTAATTCTTATTTATCTGGTTTGTATAGTTGAGGGGATAAAATGTCTGGTTTTCAAATTCAGGAgagtaatttaatttaattgatCACGATAgttgagggggtaattcgtatttttttcCTTAACTCAATGTTACTACTACTTTTTGAAGCATTTGTTGAAGTTTGTTCAGTGCACTCGTGCTCGTCGCGTGTTTTTGGTGGCTTATCAACAGTAACCaagatttgaattttgaaaagtAGAATTGATTCAGGAGCTTTTTTTATCGTAGTCTATTATCTAGCCTTGGCTTTTGAATGCTTGTAAACTTCGACAATGGATTAAAAACTTTTGAAGCACAAATTATATAAAACtgataataaattttaaaaaaacgaatgatgtaataaattttttttttgttacaatgGATGTTTTTCTTCAGATTGTTAGCCGTGAGCCCGTGACTCAACTTATATCGAAGCATATGTCAGGTGAGACCAAAGGATAGGTCAGATTTGATCAAACTAAGCAAATATGTTCGAACGGATCTGAACGTGAACCCCATCAAACTATTGAAATTCATAAATTCAGCTCGAATTTATCGAATTTTCAATTATACTATCGATTTAAACTAAGTAATGGGAATTGATGGGTAGAAGCACGAGACAACATTGGAGTAGAGGAGAAAAGAGACCGTAGCGTCCAACAGGGCACTTTTGCCTCCAGTGAGCAGCAGTAAAACCCAAAAGTTACTGTCCTCTCTTTTTTCACCCTGATGTCACAGCCACAGCAGCAGTAGTACAAAAgttgcagtaaaaaaaaaagtctacggCGCCGTAGAATGACGGATCTACCCCTACCCAACCAGGAGACAAGCTCACGAGCCTATGCGGATCCCGCACACGCCTCCTCCCCCCGCCACACACTATTTACGATTCTGCCACTCATCCCCGCCACGTGGCACCGCCACGTGTCAGATGACGTGGCCTCTCCCCGCCGGTATAAATCGCCCGGGAAACCGCTCCTGCCACTTCACCACCGCACAGCGAGCTCGCCGCGGAGAGCTTTCGCCGgagaggtagacgacgacggcgacgacagtgTCACGTGCTCACGTtcatggtggcggcggtgcgcgCGCCGGTGAAGCCGGAGATGGTGGagctctcgccggcggcgatggagagGTACTCCTCCGACGCCGACACGACGGCGCCGAACTCGAGCCTTAGCTCGGCGGCGAGCAGCACGGGGAGCCTCGCGCGGTGCTCGAGCCTGTCGCGCCTGTCGTTCGACtgctcgccgtcggccgccgtggcggcggcggcgacgtcgtgctcgccgccgcgggcgtcgGTGCTGTTGCGGCCGCACAGGTCCGGCGACGTCGCGTGGGCGGCCATCCGCGCGGCTTCGACGACCTCCGCGGCGCCGCTAGGCCCGCGGGACTTCAAGCTCGTGCggcgcatcggcggcggcgacatcggGACGGTGTACCTGTGCCGCctccggagctcgccggagagggAGAGCCCGTGCATGTACGCGATGAAGGTGGTGGACCggagggcggtggcgaggaAGCAGAAGctggggcgcgcggcggcggagaagcggATCCT
This genomic window from Oryza sativa Japonica Group chromosome 12, ASM3414082v1 contains:
- the LOC107276650 gene encoding phospholipase A1-II 7, with the protein product MGVPSHLTLLSIDDDMAAGDKGSLLAGFATFLQLICGGGGGGEDYQLPIDHNHPDHKADILMYGDMVEAAYKAFAGDDDEKEVHYYGGGGYLYLATTNLYATIDAVPAPLEAALPVLRGVDNPYWFGYVAAAWRGGYWDVVVPWRGSVNVADWSMNIQFPLVPFKPYTSKDKGIGCGAAAAAAAGEVEKGFHKVYASKDKAGKGQRGELSAQEQVVEEVRRLVGHFRREDPGVGVRVTMAGHSLGGALALMAAHDVAAALADDDVPVRAVTFGAPRVGDGAFRDALIKGRHVDVVSLVVKQDLVPRLPPGHRYVQVTEKVVELVVDDAAVAMSLSASHSLEQYLHLFRRLCDDDGQAFAAPHDGGEVAPEKKNKWPEMEEEADGYKRLPLSELDKLITK